A part of Sinorhizobium chiapasense genomic DNA contains:
- the cpaB gene encoding Flp pilus assembly protein CpaB, producing MKPVRIIILAVAVISAAMAGLLAMKLTRGPVQQTAEPVIEQAPTVNVLVASKSLPVGSRLGADSIHWMAWPKDGIVEGLITEENRPGAVDDLSGAVVRLPIFTGEPVRQEKIADSSSRIMSSLLPAGKRAVATEITVATGAGGFILPNDRVDVIMVRKSDSDIYLTETVLSNVRVLAIDQQVEEKDDGSKSVVGTTATLELTPDQSKVMTVAQQMAERISLALRSVADAQEADTNAADYLLSGDGQPSIQVIKSGSIVKNDAAAVQNEK from the coding sequence ATGAAACCGGTGCGCATCATCATTCTGGCGGTGGCCGTGATTTCGGCTGCCATGGCCGGGCTGCTCGCGATGAAGCTGACCCGTGGCCCCGTGCAGCAGACGGCTGAACCGGTTATCGAGCAGGCGCCGACGGTCAACGTGCTGGTCGCCAGCAAGAGCCTGCCGGTCGGTTCGCGGCTCGGAGCCGATTCGATCCATTGGATGGCCTGGCCGAAAGACGGTATCGTCGAAGGACTGATTACCGAGGAAAATCGGCCGGGCGCGGTCGACGACCTATCGGGCGCCGTCGTGCGCCTGCCGATCTTTACCGGTGAGCCGGTCCGCCAGGAAAAAATCGCCGATTCTTCGAGCCGCATCATGTCGTCGCTGTTGCCCGCCGGAAAGCGGGCCGTTGCAACGGAAATCACCGTCGCAACGGGGGCGGGCGGCTTCATCCTGCCGAACGACCGCGTCGACGTCATCATGGTGCGCAAGTCCGACAGCGACATCTACCTGACCGAAACCGTGCTGAGCAACGTCCGGGTGCTGGCGATCGATCAGCAGGTCGAAGAGAAGGACGACGGTTCGAAATCGGTTGTCGGTACCACCGCGACGCTCGAACTGACGCCGGATCAATCCAAGGTCATGACGGTTGCGCAGCAGATGGCCGAGCGCATTTCGCTGGCGCTTCGCAGCGTCGCCGATGCGCAGGAGGCCGATACCAACGCTGCCGACTATCTCTTGAGCGGCGACGGTCAACCGAGCATTCAAGTCATCAAGTCGGGCTCCATCGTCAAGAACGATGCTGCCGCAGTCCAGAACGAGAAATGA
- a CDS encoding type II and III secretion system protein family protein, protein MGRKVKRNGNIFRTSVAAGLSFCLTFSGMALPVVPPAEAAASSVVRIAESGPGAKKTINLGLNKAVVVDLPTDAHDILVADPSLADAVTRTSRRIYLFGKAVGQTNIFVFGPNGEEIVSLEVAVERDVAGLEGNLRRFIPDADINVEIISDNVVLTGTVRTPLDSTRAVDLARAFLKGGEATTRNITAQGNNGDADIFAEDRQTSQIVNLLTIEGDDQVTLKVTVAEVSRQVLKQLGFNGRVSDGESGISFRNPANLGDAISVGANALIKGSIGGTTISSYINAMEQAGVMRTLAEPSLTAISGQEAKFYVGGEFRLAGVQDVGRDEDTGDTTVSRDVTDVEYGIRLNFKPVVLGPGRISLQIQTDVSEPTYEGSVVTGNGTVNIPGNTFLGIRRREAETSVELPSGGSIVIAGLVQDNIRQAMSGLPGAAKIPILGTLFRSKDFQRNETELVIIATPYLVRPVARAALSRPDDNFNPANDLESFFLGRVNRIYGRPEAPAPVGRYHGNVGFIYK, encoded by the coding sequence ATGGGGCGCAAGGTGAAGCGGAACGGAAACATATTTCGAACGTCGGTCGCAGCGGGCCTGTCGTTCTGCCTGACGTTCTCGGGCATGGCGCTGCCGGTCGTGCCTCCGGCTGAGGCGGCCGCATCGTCGGTCGTCAGAATCGCGGAAAGCGGCCCGGGCGCCAAGAAAACGATCAATCTCGGTCTCAACAAGGCCGTCGTCGTCGATCTCCCGACGGATGCCCACGATATCCTGGTGGCCGATCCGTCGCTTGCCGATGCGGTCACCCGCACCTCCCGGCGCATCTATTTGTTCGGCAAGGCCGTTGGCCAGACGAATATTTTCGTCTTTGGGCCGAATGGCGAGGAAATCGTCAGTCTTGAGGTTGCGGTCGAGCGCGATGTCGCAGGTCTCGAAGGGAACCTGCGGCGCTTCATTCCGGATGCCGACATCAATGTCGAAATCATCTCGGACAACGTCGTCCTGACCGGCACCGTCCGCACGCCGCTCGATTCTACCCGGGCCGTCGACCTTGCCCGGGCATTTCTGAAAGGCGGTGAAGCGACGACCCGCAACATCACCGCCCAGGGCAACAACGGCGACGCGGATATATTCGCGGAGGACCGCCAAACCTCGCAGATCGTCAATTTGCTGACGATCGAAGGTGACGACCAGGTGACATTGAAGGTTACGGTTGCCGAGGTCAGCAGGCAGGTGTTGAAGCAGCTCGGCTTCAACGGTCGTGTATCCGACGGCGAAAGCGGTATTAGTTTCCGCAATCCTGCCAATCTCGGTGACGCGATCAGTGTGGGGGCGAATGCTCTCATCAAGGGATCGATCGGCGGCACGACCATTTCGAGCTATATCAACGCCATGGAACAGGCGGGTGTCATGCGCACGCTCGCCGAGCCGAGCCTGACCGCGATCTCTGGCCAAGAAGCAAAGTTCTACGTAGGGGGCGAGTTTCGACTTGCGGGTGTGCAGGACGTTGGCAGGGACGAAGATACCGGCGACACCACAGTCAGCCGTGACGTGACCGATGTCGAATACGGCATCCGGCTGAACTTCAAGCCGGTTGTTCTGGGTCCCGGTCGCATAAGCCTCCAGATACAGACAGACGTTTCGGAGCCGACCTACGAGGGCTCGGTCGTAACCGGCAACGGCACGGTCAATATCCCCGGCAATACCTTCCTCGGAATTCGTCGGCGCGAGGCCGAGACGAGCGTCGAACTCCCGTCCGGCGGCTCGATCGTCATAGCCGGTCTGGTGCAGGACAATATCCGCCAGGCGATGTCGGGTCTGCCCGGCGCTGCGAAAATCCCGATCCTCGGTACGCTGTTCCGCAGCAAGGATTTCCAGCGCAACGAGACGGAACTCGTCATCATCGCGACGCCCTATCTGGTACGCCCGGTTGCCCGTGCAGCGCTATCGCGTCCGGACGACAACTTCAATCCGGCCAACGATCTCGAAAGCTTCTTCCTTGGTCGCGTCAACCGGATCTACGGACGGCCGGAGGCACCGGCACCGGTCGGTCGCTATCACGGCAATGTCGGCTTCATCTACAAATAG